Proteins encoded together in one Onychomys torridus unplaced genomic scaffold, mOncTor1.1, whole genome shotgun sequence window:
- the LOC118575551 gene encoding vomeronasal type-1 receptor 90-like, with the protein MSSLNNILYFQSGLGVLANMFLLFFYTVIILCHRPKLLDLISCQLTFIHIMMVLTGGDIWLTDIFESLNFENDFKCKTTFYLSRVMRGLSICMTCLLSVFQAVTISPSTSLLAKFKHKLKSYTIYAFYYLWSFNLSFSSRWIFYVGAFTNVSDSNQMKVTKSCSLFPKHYIISALFLTVTVSRDVFLVGVMLTTSAYMVIILFRHQRQCKHLHSISHMRASPEKRATQTILLLVVFFVVMYWVDFIISSTSFLLWKYNPVILTVQKFVMNAYPTITPLVQISSDNRIINILKQIQSVHNQIFKKA; encoded by the coding sequence ATGTCCTCATTAAACAATATCCTTTATTTCCAATCTGGACTCGGGGTTCTAGCCAAtatgtttctcctttttttctacaCTGTTATAATCCTGTGTCACAGACCTAAGCTCCTGGATCTGATCTCCTGTCAGCTGACCTTCATCCACATAATGATGGTCCTCACTGGAGGGGATATTTGGCTTACAGACATATTTGAGTCACTGAACTTTGAGAATGACTTCAAATGTAAGACAACATTTTATTTAAGCAGGGTAATGAGAGGCCTCTCCATCTGTAtgacctgcctcctgagtgtgttcCAGGCTGTCACTATCAGTCCCAGTACCTCTTTGTTGgcaaaatttaaacataaacttAAATCATACACGATCTATGCTTTCTACTACCTTTGGTCTTTCAATTTGTCATTCAGTAGTAGGTGGATCTTCTATGTAGGTGCTTTTACCAATGTGAGTGACAGCAACCAGATGAAGGTCACTAAATCCTGTTCACTCTTCCCCAAGCACTACATCATTAGTGCACTGTTTTTAACAGTGACAGTCTCCAGAGATGTCTTTCTTGTAGGAGTTATGTTGACCACAAGTGCATACATGGTGATTATCTTGTTCAGACACCAGAGGCAATGCAAGCATCTTCACAGCATCAGCCACATGAGAGCATCCCCTGAGAAGAGGGCTACCCAGACCATCTTGCTGCTGGTGGTTTTCTTTGTGGTCATGTACTGGGTGGACTTCATCATCTCATCCACCTCATTCCTGTTATGGAAGTACAATCCAGTCATCCTGACTGTTCAGAAGTTTGTGATGAATGCGTATCCCACAATTACTCCTTTGGTACAAATCAGTTCTGATAACAGAATAATCAATATTCTAAAACAGATACAGTCAGTGCAcaaccaaatttttaaaaaagcataa